CGCCAGCCTAGTTCAGATTAGGCATTGGTTTCATTACTTTTAGGTTCATATATCTGATGTTGGTGGCTGATAGCTCATTTAGGCATGTGAAATGCTAATCTGGTTATTTATTTTATCATTCACTTTTTTGTCGAGATCTGCAAGGTTGGATTAGTACTGCGATATGCAATCGTTTTAATCTGTTAGCAACCGCATGAGAATGTGGATTATATTCTCTTTATCTTGGCTTCCTCCAATCAGATTGTTGCAAACTTTGTTGCCGGGTTCCTGTCAAGCAAACTGTTGTGTTTGTCAAATGTTTACTACTGTACTGTTTTACTTTGTTTGCTAACTTTTGGTACTCAAATTgttatttcttttgtttgataTACAGGTTTTAGTTGTACAGGCAAGTGAGGCGCCAAATAACTCAAAAAACGTAGTTCCATCTGAACCAGCTGATGCGACGGACAATGGTGCAAGTGATACTTCAGCCATCCCAAGATCCAGAGTAGCTCCAGAAGTGATCCACAAAGCGCGAGAAATAGTTGCTTATGATGATCTGTTCTGATAGGCAGCCTTCCTATAGGTAAGGGAGGAATTAGCTTGGTCTTGTACAATGCTAGGATCTTTATCTGTGTAACTATAATCTATGAGTAGATCTCAGTGTTGCGTCGTATTTCTTGACAATTTCCTTTCTCCAGCATGCACTATGTGAGGGTTTTTCATTGAATTAAATTGCTATCTTTTACAAGGAGTGTTGCCATTCAAATTGGCTATTGTATGTAATTACGCAACAAGCTGGGCAAGCTTTCTTTGCCAACTGGTATACTGCgctaaagaaaagaaatcattTGAACCACTACAGATAACTGGGTAGTTACATTTGTACTATAAACAGAATACTGTATTCTTAGGCCCAGTGGTAGAGCTTCAActcaaaatcaaaatatgtTTACATGCAACACTCTACTTTCACCTGAAAGACTCTGAAAAATAGCGTTCTTGGTCCACACATAAACAAGCAAAATTTATCTTGTAAATCGTTCTAAAGGCAAACCAACAGATTTTAAAGGCTACACCAATCTGGCTTCCATGTATACGCTGGAAAAAAGGCTTTCCAAGAACTGAGTTTGTACACAGCTTTAACCTATTATTTACACATTACACTATCGGCCAAACGAGTTTTGTGTGGTTCCTCCTGCATCATGATGTCTTCGGACCTTGCCACATATGCAGCACTTAACAGTGACTGTCATTACCTCATCATGGTAATCGTTGAGTGCTTTATGAACCTCATCTGTTGGTAAACCATTTACTTCCTTTCAGCAAGCAATAATGGAATATGATGACTGAGAAAACATTGCAGCTCAACTGGGGGATTCTGTGCTGTTCTTGAAGATATTTTTGTCTTCCTTTTTGGCAAACTACTCAGCATGCTTGACTATGTTGCTACAGAGAaataaagtaaaaataaatgaaGGAAATCCCAAGTAATAAAGTGCATGTTGGTAGGATGAACAAAATTAATTCTAGGCCAGTCTCACCACAGGTTAAATACAAGATATAGGCAGATTACATCATTTGTTCAAAGAGGAGAACAATCTGACTGCACAAGAAGGGGCCTGAGGAGGCGGGTACATAGCATGGTTGCAGTTTTACTATATATGACTAGTTGATTGCTGATAGAAGTAATCGGTGTTCTACTAATTTCTGATGATTGATTGTTCGAATAAGCAATTAGCCTTGTAACGTTATCTGATTGGTGACAACTTGACATATATTTAATCCCGTCTACAGGGACATGCATTGACACTAGTCATCTTTTAATTCCATAGTAAATCTACATAATTGTAAATTTGACATATCCATAGCATGTCCATATATCCAGCTGTACAATTAATTAGTTGtggattaaaaaaagaagtataCACCAAGATCAGTTATGTTCCGGGTGAAAGATTTGGTCGCATTATTGCTGAAGCTAGCTATAGGTTCACTATATTAAGTAGAGAAAGggaaaataaatgaaattgTAAAGTTGAGTGAAGAACAAATAGCCATTTATATAACTTTAACTTATTTTTAATACATTTTTATTAGTGACCTCCAAATAAGAATtggaaaacttttttttttgaggaaattttttgtttcctcaaaaaaaaaagttatccAATTTGGGCCTGTTTAGCCAGACCAACAACTGTAGCATGGAATAACAACAGTGCCATGCCATGGGTAAGTCTAGCGACAATTTGGCAGCGCTATTGGTCATCATGTCCACTCGGATGGTTTTTTCCATGTCTAATCAGTGTTCCAATACGCTATCAAACTGTGGCAAAATGCTAGTGGTCAGCTGAAGGGAAATCATTGCCATCAAGTTGAAATCTTCCTACTCATTTATGAGGCTCAAAGACCAGCATGTTATGGCACAAATGTATGCACTAAGGTTCTTATTGGGTTATGTCTGACAAGAATAAATATGTCAAAGGAATACTGGTTCATGCATTGCATCAAATGAAAGGAATGAGAATGAAAGAAAAAGGCCCGTGAAAAGAAGTTTGTATCCATAAAGGCTTCCTttatacagaaaaaaaaactagatggctgcttttttttgtaacacaGATGGCTGCTAGCAGTGTTCAACAATAGGAATAGGGATAGAGATTAACCAATCTTGCTCCTTGCAACTCAATATCCTCGCAGAAGCGGACAGCCAAACATTGAGAAGGAGTAGCTGGGGGAAAATCTTCAGCTGGCATTGCAAACGGACGGATCATCgtatcaaatttgtctaaGGTGAGATATGAACCAACTTCTTGCAATTTCTCTGGCTCCATGAGTTGAATTGTGTGATCGTCAAGTAGAAACGGATCTTTTTCATGTGCACTCTGCTTGGGGAAATTTGAAGAAACATGTGATTTGAATATTATTGCATTCAGTAAGAAATGATTCACTTTAATCAATCAAAATCACCTCTAAGCAGCTTATATCTGCGCCACGACTAAATGTCATCTCTATACGGAACCTTTTTGGATCTTCCAAAGGCATCTGCAATAGTTTAGCCATTGAAAACAAATCAGCATTGCTTCATGTTAGATATGTCTTCTGTAATGTCCTAGTTCCAGAAAATCATTTTCAACTTTATGGTAGTAAAAGCCTTAAAGTTCTAGGACAGAATCACAATATCATTCATTTACACAATTCCCATGGAATAGTTATTGCATGTTGTTCTCAATTAGTGTAATTATATTGGTGCAGCTACATTGTAACGGATGCAGTGCCATCACTGAACTACTGAACTTATATAAGTAGACTGTTGGTGTCATTTTCTTTCTACTAGTGTTCAAGGGGATTTCAGGGTTACATTCACAGAAATAGATACTGAATGTTCCCCCAAAATCAAGATGCTTCAATCAAATCTGAAACTGATGTAGAAGATAGCTGCATTTTCCTATTGGTGATTTATATGTTTTCCTTGCATGATGATCACAAGTCAAATTTCTAACTTGTTTATGTCACGAAATGGAAGCTATTTGCTGATGGGTTCCACAAATTTTCGATCAATTTGGTAGCAATTGCATCAAGTAGCAGTGAAGAAAGCAAATGTATTACAGTATTTAATAgtgcttttttttctaaaaaggaaagagagacAGGAATAATtggatttgtttgtttttctttgttaaAGTTACAACTAGGACTAGAAAAGGTACGAGGATCCATACACTGATACACGTGGCTAAGAATTTTTTGATACCTCTGTATTCTCGAACATACGCAACACAATGTAACTCATGTAGTCAAGTTCCTTTGTTCTAAATAGATGATCTAGAGCATTTTTGCAGATAAGACTCTCTTCTCCATTCAGAGACTCGTCCAAGTAGCAGTATCGAAGTACGTTCATTAGGGAATGTATATGTGATTCctggaaaggaaaagaaaaatcccgAGTCATGCTTGcgagggagaagaaaaagTTAACAAGGAAAATTACTCCAGGATACATGATTATTTTAAGAATATAAAAGGAGAGCATGCTCAATATCTTTGACATTGCAGTGTGATGTTACCATAACACAGGAAAGCacaaatcaacaaaatatCTTGCAGGGAAGAAATAAAAGTTCAAGATCATCTATCATACCGATGTAAAATAGAGCCTTGTTCGAACGCGTCTCTCAGGTTCCATCACATTTGCATATCTGTATAAAAGTATTCGCATATCTATTTGTATCattcaaaagtcaaaacaacTGGAATTCTTAGTGAGTTGCTTACTTTGGATCTAAGCAATATTTAGTTTCTTTATGGGATTCTATATCAATTGACTTCTCGTTGGTGCTAGATATTTCAAAATCTTCCTTCCTAACACCATCGTAGTAAGACCTCTCCTTCCGTTTTGTACAAGATATTATTGTTGGGTCATGACATGTACTAGATTCAGCAGCGACAATGGTGATCTCTCGTCTGGTGTTGTGCAGGTCAATTAGAATCTTGCCCAACAAACGGCGCGCTATCTGCAGAAATGGACAGAAGAGATGGACTGTGATTATTTGACCAGAAAACAGAAGGGGCAAAAAACCTAGACTCTAGTGGTAGCAGTAGAACTTTATTTTCATCATCCTTCCTGAGTAATCTTATTTACGAAAAATACTACATAATGTACAATTGAACATACAAGATAAGACTCATAGGAAAATCCCAAGTTACTGAATTAATTTACAAGCCTTGTACCTTTGAACCTATtttgagtttttgttttggattTATCCCATACTCGTTTGGAATGACACCATCAGCTAGCAACTGAGTGGAAGAGTAACATAGAAAAATAGTTAGACATATTGGATAGAAATGGGATCAAGAAATAGCATTGGAATGAGGAAGCATCAAATTCGCCAGAGTAAATTTCTTGAAACTACACTTTTGTCAAACTATCAAAAAACTACACTTAATATTTTGTTTCGCAAAATCAtactttttctttgtgttACACGGCTTCACAGAAATCACAGTTTCTTTTTGAACTGTAAGAGATCAAGAGTTTGTAAAAATAATTGAACTGCAAGAGTCTGTTTAAAGTTTCCCGATCAACAGTTGGTAATACATCAATTCTGTTAGACATGACTACTAACAATTGTAAGGCCAAGGTCACACAATTCATCAGTATACAGAAGAATCTGTATATCTGTCATATTTTGAGGATAAGAAATATGTCCGCTTTACCTGAGATATTTTGAAGAGATCATTCAAACCCTTAAGATTAAGATGTGAGTTATGCAGAAGGTCATACCTGTGATAGACAATATTATTAGAGAAAATGAGTAATGACAGATGAGCATAAAGATGAAGATGATATGCAGAAATCAACTGCCAGCTTCTACCGAAGCATCATAGATTTTCAATAATCACAAGAAGCATTGAATAGAAGAGAGGAAAGATGAAGAGGGTAGCAGGGTGAGCTATTTCCTTCTCGTTGCAATACCtccatttgaactttgaatTGACCCACCAGTGCAACAGATATAGCACCAAGCAAGGGACAATCACACTTGCGGGTAAATTTAGGTCATTTTGGGACTTTGAAAGTCAAAGAATTTTCTGTAAGATGATCAGAAACTTAAAGTCCTATGACCTTTTTGGTAAGGAGAAAACTTTAAGTAACTCATTTTGTCTAAGTAGGCCTATTGGTTATTGCTGATTATGGAAATACAGGCAGTGTGAAACACCAAAAACAGCTGGCCATGGTTTTTATCAAGACTCCTATTTGATCTCTATCAGAAAAGGTCACAGCTGTTTGGGGAATTTGGTTGGAAGAGGAACATTGAAAACTATGTTGTGGCTAGTTTTCAGGAAAGACAACTCTGAATGGATTTGGCAGTAATAATTCGTGGAGATCTTACAGAAGAGTATGATGCAACATATATTCAGCTCTTTTgtaaagagaaacaaaaacagaactaAGAATCTGGTGGGGGTACTGTTACGTACTTGCAAGAGTCATATAAATCAGGAATTTGTGTAGTGTCGAAGCGCCTGCATTATAGTGAGAGTTTTGACAATGGTTACACTAGGCTGCATTTCCTTCAGAGAACTTCCAAGCAGCAAAGCACTCGACAAGAATGTTAAAGCTGGGAAACATACCTTTTCCTTTCATTGTAGAGATCCCTCTCTAGTTTCTTCCAACGGGCAAACATCAGAAGGAAGCTTTCGCTGCCACAAGGCAATCCAGCGGCGATGCGGTCCATGTCAATTGCTGTTCTCCATAGTGCTTTCGCTTGATCATAAGGATGATTAGGTGAGTCACCATCTGTTGCAACCTCCTCATTTTCGTCATCCGAAAGCAACTTCACTTGGGCAGTTATTTCTTTTGTTAACTGAGCCTGAACAGACAAGGTCAACTTAGTTACCATCATTATAATGGACACACTTATTTTAAGGAATACGTCCTTTCTTCAGCAAAGTCCCTTTTCCCATGGCCTGATGGCCAATCGCTAGCCAACACATGGGCACATGGGTCCAAAGTTTGTTGAACACTTGAACATGTTGACGTATAACAAATGGAAGGTAATTGCGGCATGCTCTGTACAATTGCAGTTGACTCACTCCCGATGAAAGAGGGACATTAAGAGAACTTgcaccagtttttttttggggtggggggggggggggggagggggaagCCTTTTCCTGACTGAAGCAAGAGTTCTTATTTTCAAGGGGTAATAAATTCCCACAGAACCATGAACtttcaaatactccctccattccataatataaggcacacacgcatttcaagattttgctttgaccaccaattagaccaacaaaatgtgaattatatATTATAAAAAATTATACCGTCGGAGACTTCTTTCAAAAATGAATCgagtggtataatttttataacacataattcacattttgttagtctaattgatggtcaaagttggacCTCGAAATGCGTGGgcgccttatattatggaatggagggagtatacaaAATCAATATATAATTGTAGGGAAATGAAAGAAGATATCTAATTCATATACCAAATCTGATAGAAGTTGAGCAGCATTTGTAGACACTCCAGCCCCATCGACCATCCATGGAAATTCCACAGGTTCATTACCATTTGCAACTTTTGAAGAGATGATAATATCATGCAACTGAGCCTGCAGAGAATGggtattttagaaaaaatggACCAAGACTCAACATGAAATGCTCATTTGTGAGTAAAATACATACAAGACCATGAGCACACAATGATAGTCCCTCTGGCTTATCTTTTCTCATGCGAAGGATTATCCATAGATGGTTCCATTTCTTTCTCCAACACTCTAGTTGTTTCACTTctttgaattttgaaaatcaTGTCACACTGCCTGTAATTTTCTCTCTACAATTTCTCTATTGACACCACTGGATTGTTGGGTATCATGTGTTCTACTGTATAGTACTATAGTCTATCTAAATCATGGTTATTTTGGTTCCCTTGGCAAACTAATTTCAAGTTTCAAACTATCACTTATATATGAGTTATGATAATGGTATTTGAAGCATACCTTAGCTTCATTGATCTCAGCAGTACCATCCTGAAGTCCATCAAGCATAGATGAGTCCTTACTGACAAGTGAAACCTGGAGATAGCAAAATCCAGTGAATTGCAATTATGGCTTTGCTTCAAGTGACATATATCATTGAAGAGGAACAGACCAGGATTGGTGTTAGCTCCCCCTCCAAATCAAGAAGACCTTTTGCAAAAGCCGCGGCAGACATCTATAATAAACAGTTAGCAAATATGTAAGCAAACAATCCAAAATTACCATACAAGCAGAATGACACACCACAGTAAAAACTGGAAACCCCAGCTCCTTCGGAGATTGGGGAGTGTCTCGATCCCCAAAACAGTTGGGTACAACGGAGCAACCTTATCACTGCATTACAGATCAACAATTTATAATAGGATAACACTAAGGCCCCTCCCAACACTCAATGGTGGACCGTATCTTAGGCATGCCACATAAAAATAATTGACATGGAGGGCCTAATTAATGAGGGAAGAGAGAGGGTTGTATCTTACACAAAATATGGCTCTTAGCAGAGAACCCAACAAAAGTTATGTTTTCTCTCTCACACAAACCtattaaatactccctccattccacaaaacaactcatataattttttctcatttgttccacactacacctcatttgttccacaagACATTTTGGCAAGCCAAGTTACCTTGACAAAACGTCTTATAAATAGAAACAGAAGGagcaactactccctctgttccataattcttgtcgaaatattacatgtatccagacgctttttaggaatagataaatccatttatgggcaaatttgagacaagaattatagaacggaggaagtatttggCAAGCCAAATATCAAGAAATCCAATGGTTGCAAAGGAACCACAAGAAGTTCAAAGGAAAATGGGGGCACAATGACAAGCAGAAACATAGTGGACATGAGAAGGATAAAGGTCattttaagaaaaatagaTGCATCTACGAGATGGTCCCATGTGTATCCTATCCAGAAGGAACCGTTCTTTTGCCAAATTAATTGCTCAATTTATCAAATTAAGAGCAAAAATACTGAATGCGGTATAAATCCATTGGAATGGATAGTGCTGCTAAATTCACTTCACGGGCATTTAATGATTACTACCTGGCTTTATGCATTAATGTGAAACATTCAGAACCTTATGAAAATACTCAGAAGTCAGGATGCTTTAGTTGAATCTCTTAGCAAGAGAGTCAAATTATCTGCACGACCACTCCTATGGAATTGTAATTTACCAACATCTGGTTGGTTACACGCTGCATTAAACGCCGTCATAATGCTTCCCCGTCAAAGTTTGTACATGGAAAACAACCGGGTATTTCCCATCTGCAACAATTCGGTTCCGTTGTTTATGTGCTGGTAACACCACTCCAATGCAAAATTGAGGATCTATTTGGGCATAATTCTCAGTCAATCATACAGTAACTCTAACCCCGACTCTCTCTCCCTGTTATTGACTGGACCTCGCCCACCTGTTGAGCACCCCTAATAACCTAAGATCTAATCTAGCCCCCCTTAATTTCCTAGGACGTCACAAAAACATACACCAAACAAGCATTTATTAATAGTTTAATTAGAAGACTTGCTAGTAAATAATGAATCCAGTCCTATGGGGATTTCTTTTTCCCCAAATGATGTACATGGTACCATATTCGTAATGCAGATGTAACTAAATTTGCCACTTCTTCAACAGGAAATCATTTAATAAACCCAGAATAAGAAAAGTTATGACGTGAAAGGGAGACTCTTCGATCTATATGTCAGTATCAATTGATATGGACCATGGTTCAGAAAACCACTGCCAACTCTGAGCAGCCACAGGTTCTGGTTACTCATGGGTTTTGACATTTTGAAGAGAATATGCATGACTGTATGATCATCCGATCTTGCAAAAAAGACTTCTTTCCATAAACTGGCCAAAAAACAGCTGCTTTATCAGAACTGGTCTGCTGGCGGTTTTGGTTCCCTTTCCGGACTCCTAAATCCTGGTATGGACCATGATATACCATTCAAAAACAGAAGAGGGAAACTgtttacattttattttttattttttttacctttgaTAACCCAAGATTACAAGAAGAGATACTACCATTTACCTGAACACGGCCTTCATCTGAACTATATATTTTTAGATCATGCCTATATGTACTGTGCAGACGAAGCAATCCTGGTCCTTCACCTAAATGAACCAAAGtcacacaaattaacacaacAGCCACAAGTGCCCACAACACCAAAGGAATAGAAAACAATGGTGCTGGCATTTAACGAAATGAAGATCATGAGATCATCATGTTTCTTGTGCTTTTAGGTGTTAACAAAAGACTTGGAGAGTTGAAGATACTGTTTTAATGAAGTACCGAAGTCAACAGAAATAATAACTGGAttaacaaaagcaaaagaaaaacggaCATGAGGGTAACATAAATCAAGAATGGGTATTAGAGGAATCAAGAGTTTGGTCTACATGGCGAGAGCGCAACAGCAAGGTCTTCGAATAGGAATCCAACCACATAGTGTCTGTTAGATGGGTTCAAAGAGGAATCTGAGCGTTGGGCACTTGCCTTCAGTCATTGGTAGAATGATCCCCCATGAGATTTTAGGCTTTAATCTGTGTTGTTTTGGTTTCCCTGtggggttttttttctttttgaaaaaattctTTCATGGAGAATGGGAATGAGACAATCATTTGAATGAAATGATAACCAAAAAAATCAGCAGACCTTTCCGTTATGGTAAGTAAACCAACTGAACCTAACCAGATCAGAACTACCATTATTTTAGCTGGCATTATTTCGGTTCAGTTATGGTCTTGATCACAAATTGGTAACCATAGACGTACACTGAAGGTGAAATAGTGAAATCAGCAAAAATTCGCTTTAGCGAAGACTGGACTAAGATGGATAGATTATGGATAGATACAGCTTGATGAAGCAAATGAGTTTATCAAGGCGTACTTGGGTACATATTATTTCTGAAATATCTTCCCAACTCTTCTGCCTGcacaaaaaatttgaaaattatatatgaaaaatgcatgacaagaatttacaCACATGAACCAACAGGTAGTCAGGCAAgcaaaatttatttttattcgaACAATGTAATCGGGCACAACATGAAGTTCAATAGAAACCAAAAAATAACAACTACCATATTTACAAAGTAATAAGCTGAATATTTGCTGGGTAGCTGGATGGCAAGGCTAAGATTTCACACTAGACTTGCTGGCGGTCGTCCCGGCCGGGTCAGGAAGCGGCATACCATGCGGGACTCGCTGTCAGACATATGCTGGATCACAGACATCAGGACCTCAGGGGTGCCCTCGGCTCACTGGCTCTGTGGCAGTACATTCAGGTCTGGCTCGCGGTGCAGTATCCAGCTTTTGGACTAGCCAGACTCCATGATGTGGAGTTGGATGGCGGACAGCCAGTTCTCTTCCAAATCCAGTTATAAGCTCATCTTCCAGGGAGAACTAGTATCGGGCTATTGTAAATTGAACTTGAAATCCTGGGCTCCACAGTGGGTGAAAATTTTCATCTGGCTGGCCTGCGAGGAGAGATGCTGCACAGCAGAGAGGTTGGCGAGACACGGCCTGCAACATGGCCCGAGGTGTTTGCTACGTGACCAGTCAATGGAGACCATGGAACACCTCGTGGTCAGCGGCCCCTTCTCGCGCACCCTCTGGCAAGAGGTGCCCGTGTGGATCCGGTCCACTGCGCCTCCCCCCATTGTTGGAGACGTGTTCATGGATTGGTGGCACGCAGCTGTCCAGTCCTCCCCGACCGCCTGGGACGGAACCCAGGATTCAGTTATAGGGGGGCAGACAAAAAACCTAGGAGATTGGAGGG
The Brachypodium distachyon strain Bd21 chromosome 2, Brachypodium_distachyon_v3.0, whole genome shotgun sequence genome window above contains:
- the LOC100842336 gene encoding inositol hexakisphosphate and diphosphoinositol-pentakisphosphate kinase VIP1 isoform X1 encodes the protein MERQNDGSEGGGKIKIGVCVMEKKVSCSPMEQILERLHAFGEFEIIIFGDKVILEDPIESWPLCDCLIAFYSAGYPLEKAEKYAVLRRPFLVNELDPQYLFHDRSKVYEHLKLFGVPVPTYAVVRREHPNQELNYFAEQDDFIEIHGKRFCKPFVEKPIDGDDHNIMIYYPSYAGGGMKELFRKVGNRSSEFYPDVRKVRRDGSYIYEEFMPTGGTDVKVYTVGPGYAHAEARKSPVVDGVVMRNSDGKEVRYPVLLTPTEKQIAWNVCQAFRQAVCGFDLLRCDLGEAKSYVCDVNGWSFVKSSYKYYDDAACILRKMFLDEKAPHISSTIPANLPWKISEPVQPSDAAGGRERRTVGIPAQSEELRCVIAVIRHGDRTPKQKVKLKVTQEKLLELMLKYNGGKAHAEAKLKSALQLQDLLDATRILVPRASKDAKFTMNFRSGRESDSDAEVEHAEKLRQVRAVLEEGGHFSGIYRKVQLKPSNWVCIPKSSGQGEEEFPIEALMILKYGGVLTHAGRKQAEELGRYFRNNMYPSEGPGLLRLHSTYRHDLKIYSSDEGRVQMSAAAFAKGLLDLEGELTPILVSLVSKDSSMLDGLQDGTAEINEAKAQLHDIIISSKVANGNEPVEFPWMVDGAGVSTNAAQLLSDLAQLTKEITAQVKLLSDDENEEVATDGDSPNHPYDQAKALWRTAIDMDRIAAGLPCGSESFLLMFARWKKLERDLYNERKRRFDTTQIPDLYDSCKYDLLHNSHLNLKGLNDLFKISQLLADGVIPNEYGINPKQKLKIGSKIARRLLGKILIDLHNTRREITIVAAESSTCHDPTIISCTKRKERSYYDGVRKEDFEISSTNEKSIDIESHKETKYCLDPKYANVMEPERRVRTRLYFTSESHIHSLMNVLRYCYLDESLNGEESLICKNALDHLFRTKELDYMSYIVLRMFENTEMPLEDPKRFRIEMTFSRGADISCLESAHEKDPFLLDDHTIQLMEPEKLQEVGSYLTLDKFDTMIRPFAMPAEDFPPATPSQCLAVRFCEDIELQGARLQHSQAC
- the LOC100842336 gene encoding inositol hexakisphosphate and diphosphoinositol-pentakisphosphate kinase VIP1 isoform X2, whose protein sequence is MERQNDGSEGGGKIKIGVCVMEKKVSCSPMEQILERLHAFGEFEIIIFGDKVILEDPIESWPLCDCLIAFYSAGYPLEKAEKYAVLRRPFLVNELDPQYLFHDRSKVYEHLKLFGVPVPTYAVVRREHPNQELNYFAEQDDFIEIHGKRFCKPFVEKPIDGDDHNIMIYYPSYAGGGMKELFRKVGNRSSEFYPDVRKVRRDGSYIYEEFMPTGGTDVKVYTVGPGYAHAEARKSPVVDGVVMRNSDGKEVRYPVLLTPTEKQIAWNVCQAFRQAVCGFDLLRCDLGEAKSYVCDVNGWSFVKSSYKYYDDAACILRKMFLDEKAPHISSTIPANLPWKISEPVQPSDAAGGRERRTVGIPAQSEELRCVIAVIRHGDRTPKQKVKLKVTQEKLLELMLKYNGGKAHAEAKLKSALQLQDLLDATRILVPRARSGRESDSDAEVEHAEKLRQVRAVLEEGGHFSGIYRKVQLKPSNWVCIPKSSGQGEEEFPIEALMILKYGGVLTHAGRKQAEELGRYFRNNMYPSEGPGLLRLHSTYRHDLKIYSSDEGRVQMSAAAFAKGLLDLEGELTPILVSLVSKDSSMLDGLQDGTAEINEAKAQLHDIIISSKVANGNEPVEFPWMVDGAGVSTNAAQLLSDLAQLTKEITAQVKLLSDDENEEVATDGDSPNHPYDQAKALWRTAIDMDRIAAGLPCGSESFLLMFARWKKLERDLYNERKRRFDTTQIPDLYDSCKYDLLHNSHLNLKGLNDLFKISQLLADGVIPNEYGINPKQKLKIGSKIARRLLGKILIDLHNTRREITIVAAESSTCHDPTIISCTKRKERSYYDGVRKEDFEISSTNEKSIDIESHKETKYCLDPKYANVMEPERRVRTRLYFTSESHIHSLMNVLRYCYLDESLNGEESLICKNALDHLFRTKELDYMSYIVLRMFENTEMPLEDPKRFRIEMTFSRGADISCLESAHEKDPFLLDDHTIQLMEPEKLQEVGSYLTLDKFDTMIRPFAMPAEDFPPATPSQCLAVRFCEDIELQGARLQHSQAC